One genomic segment of Candidatus Margulisiibacteriota bacterium includes these proteins:
- the atpB gene encoding F0F1 ATP synthase subunit A, whose protein sequence is MDFILKDITVFFHFVVHHKKFFILFVPILFMVFPIINRFNIIPSKLQAVIEMIYEFLEDQFRGLFKHDEDYKKWMPFFLTIFYYILIHNMLGLIPENKPVTSDINITASLAIMVFLISIGVGVIKHGPLKYLASLTPSGISLPFRITMFPIEVVSTFAKPFALAVRLFANMTAGHLIILSMLKLTEVFSSIFFVPVSITMAMVMMLFELFVCLIQAFIFAYLSAIYITDSIYIGNH, encoded by the coding sequence ATGGATTTTATACTTAAAGATATTACGGTTTTTTTTCACTTCGTTGTTCATCATAAGAAATTTTTTATTCTTTTTGTTCCAATATTATTTATGGTTTTCCCAATAATAAACAGATTTAATATTATTCCTTCAAAACTTCAGGCTGTAATCGAAATGATTTATGAGTTTCTTGAAGACCAGTTCAGGGGTTTGTTTAAACATGATGAAGATTATAAAAAATGGATGCCTTTTTTCCTGACTATTTTTTATTATATTCTAATACACAACATGTTGGGACTGATTCCCGAGAATAAACCTGTTACTTCTGATATAAATATCACAGCGTCTCTGGCAATTATGGTTTTTTTAATAAGTATTGGTGTTGGCGTAATCAAGCACGGTCCATTGAAATACCTTGCTTCTCTAACGCCCAGCGGTATATCGTTGCCATTTCGGATCACTATGTTTCCGATTGAAGTAGTTTCGACTTTTGCCAAACCATTTGCCTTGGCAGTTCGACTTTTTGCTAACATGACTGCCGGGCATCTGATAATATTATCCATGCTCAAGCTGACGGAAGTATTCAGCAGTATATTTTTTGTCCCGGTCAGCATAACGATGGCCATGGTAATGATGCTTTTCGAATTATTTGTTTGTTTAATTCAGGCGTTTATTTTTGCATATTTGTCTGCAATTTATATAACCGATAGCATTTATATAGGAAATCATTAG
- a CDS encoding F0F1 ATP synthase subunit gamma, translated as MSDLLTLKQRRNNITAVYEITDAMQIITTIIIGRTQKLLYYRRKVQSYYDRLLFTREIDKKKSRQKSEPWLIVFFAEKGFSGNFNPQILPLFNKNKKTPNIILVGSRGKNYAEKLGVKVKLFCEGANKVPTESITDKIFNLLKENDFPWDVKVIVNKYNNMFVQIPKIVDFFPAHEEVYRNVSAFIDMNNEKLDEFILEKYVRARLFYLFAQNFTGETASKLLMMKNAVENAEKLKEEVSMEMYKARQLKITQELSEIISAYKVLQNMTERR; from the coding sequence ATGAGCGACCTGTTAACCTTAAAACAAAGACGTAATAACATTACGGCCGTTTACGAAATAACGGACGCAATGCAGATTATTACTACAATAATCATTGGCAGGACTCAGAAATTATTGTATTACCGCAGAAAAGTTCAGTCCTATTATGACAGGTTGCTTTTTACCAGAGAAATAGACAAAAAGAAAAGCAGACAGAAGAGTGAGCCCTGGCTTATTGTCTTTTTTGCTGAGAAAGGTTTTAGTGGAAATTTTAATCCCCAGATACTTCCGTTATTTAATAAAAACAAAAAGACCCCAAACATTATTCTTGTTGGGTCCAGAGGCAAAAATTATGCTGAAAAGCTGGGAGTAAAAGTAAAACTTTTTTGTGAAGGTGCCAACAAAGTTCCTACGGAAAGTATTACTGACAAGATTTTTAATTTGCTTAAAGAAAATGATTTTCCCTGGGACGTAAAGGTAATTGTAAACAAATATAACAATATGTTTGTGCAGATACCGAAAATTGTTGATTTTTTTCCGGCTCACGAAGAAGTATATCGCAATGTTTCGGCTTTTATCGATATGAATAACGAGAAGCTGGATGAGTTCATACTGGAGAAATATGTTCGTGCCCGTTTGTTCTACCTTTTCGCCCAGAATTTTACCGGTGAAACGGCATCCAAGCTGCTGATGATGAAGAACGCGGTAGAGAACGCGGAAAAACTAAAAGAAGAAGTGTCCATGGAAATGTATAAAGCCAGACAACTAAAAATTACTCAGGAACTGAGCGAAATAATTTCAGCTTATAAAGTCCTGCAAAACATGACCGAGAGGAGATGA
- a CDS encoding bifunctional folylpolyglutamate synthase/dihydrofolate synthase → MKPIEQELKQLSVKRKVHLSLDNVFRAAALLGNPQNKLRFIHIAGTNGKGTTADFIAQLLEQSGYKTALYTSPHFISYTERFVINGKQVSSDRLGKLYKQVETKTKGINLTEFEILTLIGLIYFLEEKVDYVVWETGLGGRLDATNIVTPLISVITTISFDHCEFLGNNLLDIAREKAGIIKPGIPVIFFRQQPVVENLLVKESSACKSIYKVVNKGTGNFLQSNKRLALEAATILLPDNRRQLREISRKLKTRIKGRLQVIRKKPLLLLDSAHNMEGINNLVNFIKKKYGNNLMIIYAATRREEIKKIVKNLQQVAEKIFICEFRHDRAVSIGEYVDKYAISSPQLEFVPGRNMKSFIKKITGANKNICITGSIYFLGEVMMVLEQKPET, encoded by the coding sequence TTGAAGCCAATTGAACAAGAGTTGAAACAACTTTCCGTTAAAAGAAAAGTTCATTTGTCTTTGGATAATGTTTTCAGGGCAGCAGCATTGCTGGGCAATCCACAGAACAAGTTACGTTTTATACATATAGCAGGAACCAATGGCAAAGGCACAACAGCCGATTTTATTGCTCAGTTATTGGAACAGAGCGGTTATAAAACAGCCCTGTATACTTCTCCACATTTTATTTCTTATACGGAAAGGTTTGTTATAAATGGGAAGCAGGTTTCATCGGACCGTCTGGGAAAACTCTATAAGCAGGTAGAAACAAAAACAAAGGGTATAAATCTTACTGAATTTGAGATATTAACATTAATCGGCTTGATATATTTTTTAGAAGAAAAAGTGGATTATGTGGTCTGGGAAACCGGTTTGGGAGGACGGCTGGATGCTACAAATATAGTTACACCGCTCATTAGTGTAATTACGACCATTTCTTTTGATCATTGTGAGTTCCTTGGTAACAATTTGCTTGATATAGCGAGGGAAAAAGCTGGTATAATTAAACCTGGTATACCGGTAATATTTTTTAGACAGCAACCTGTTGTTGAGAATTTATTGGTAAAGGAATCCAGTGCATGTAAATCCATCTATAAAGTGGTTAACAAGGGTACTGGAAACTTTCTGCAAAGCAATAAGCGGTTGGCTTTGGAGGCGGCTACAATTTTGTTGCCTGATAATAGACGGCAGCTTCGCGAAATTTCCCGAAAACTCAAAACAAGGATTAAAGGCCGGTTACAGGTAATAAGGAAAAAGCCGCTTTTACTATTAGACAGCGCCCATAATATGGAAGGCATTAATAATCTTGTTAATTTTATAAAAAAAAAGTACGGCAACAATTTAATGATAATTTATGCGGCCACCAGGAGAGAAGAGATAAAAAAGATTGTAAAGAACTTACAGCAAGTGGCTGAGAAAATTTTTATCTGTGAGTTTCGGCATGACAGGGCAGTAAGTATCGGGGAGTATGTAGATAAATATGCTATATCATCACCACAATTGGAATTTGTTCCCGGAAGGAATATGAAATCATTTATAAAAAAAATAACCGGTGCTAATAAAAATATTTGTATTACCGGTTCAATTTATTTTTTGGGAGAAGTAATGATGGTTCTAGAGCAAAAGCCCGAAACGTAA
- the atpF gene encoding F0F1 ATP synthase subunit B, with product MEESLNIKLIIFNVTAFVVMLFVIKYVVWPKLSLFIDNRRKKIEELLKTYNERNEEVANLVEKMKQESEKASERRNKLLEDARLDSKRIREEIIEKAYNEANEMMEQARQEIQREKKQAYTDVRQKISKVVIEAVENILCNVIDKDLDKKIILETEKRVNIIHETQSIS from the coding sequence ATGGAAGAATCTCTGAATATAAAGCTTATTATCTTTAATGTTACGGCATTTGTCGTAATGCTTTTTGTTATTAAGTATGTGGTTTGGCCAAAATTAAGCTTGTTTATCGATAACAGAAGAAAAAAGATTGAAGAACTTCTTAAGACCTATAATGAACGTAACGAGGAAGTAGCAAACCTCGTGGAAAAGATGAAACAGGAAAGTGAGAAGGCAAGTGAAAGAAGGAACAAGCTTCTGGAAGATGCGCGCTTAGACAGTAAAAGAATTAGGGAGGAAATCATTGAGAAAGCTTATAATGAAGCCAACGAAATGATGGAACAGGCAAGACAGGAAATTCAACGCGAAAAAAAACAGGCTTACACAGATGTTCGTCAAAAGATTTCGAAGGTTGTTATAGAAGCGGTTGAAAATATTCTCTGCAATGTAATCGACAAGGACCTGGATAAAAAAATAATTTTAGAAACAGAGAAGAGGGTAAACATCATACATGAAACACAAAGTATTTCGTGA
- a CDS encoding F0F1 ATP synthase subunit delta, translating into MKHKVFRDFDFDNFNKLLSVEDVIKIFNELYQIRWSLLNTSYEIKFYLENNTVNIVKRKQILLKYLNTLPFIPSQFTIAVLFFLMETKLFHRLGYFINILKYYFADEKNLILVEIISRFPLNEKDLEIYNLSLRYLYKKKVGFIFKEDPTLIGGLKLRWYSGELDLSVKKKLNKIKELIVQGKVA; encoded by the coding sequence ATGAAACACAAAGTATTTCGTGATTTTGATTTTGATAATTTTAATAAACTTTTAAGCGTAGAAGATGTTATAAAGATTTTTAACGAATTGTATCAAATTCGCTGGAGCCTTTTGAATACCAGCTACGAAATAAAGTTTTATCTGGAAAACAATACGGTAAATATTGTTAAAAGAAAACAAATATTGCTAAAATACCTGAATACCTTGCCGTTTATTCCCTCGCAGTTCACTATAGCAGTTTTGTTTTTTCTAATGGAAACCAAACTTTTTCATCGTTTGGGATATTTTATTAATATTTTGAAATATTATTTTGCCGATGAGAAAAATTTGATTCTGGTTGAAATAATTTCCAGATTTCCTTTAAATGAAAAGGATCTGGAAATTTACAATTTAAGTTTAAGATATTTATACAAAAAAAAGGTGGGCTTTATTTTTAAAGAGGACCCAACATTGATAGGTGGACTAAAGTTGCGCTGGTACAGTGGCGAGCTGGATCTTAGTGTAAAAAAGAAACTGAATAAAATTAAAGAATTAATTGTTCAGGGGAAGGTGGCATGA
- a CDS encoding aminopeptidase encodes MKTAAEKLKDKLSYKSENAWESKNYKQDELESFSREYIKFISTCKTEREVIDYLIKMLNQKKIREKAGNTFYIVNKNKGIAIVKIGKNDLKKGVKLIVSHVDSPRLDLKQNPLYEDTGVALFKTHYYGGIKKYQWVTRPLALHGVVILKNGQSVKISIGESDGDPIFFISDLLPHLSYKVQDEKSLKEAIPGEKLNIVVGSIPYTADEEFKEKIKLNILQYLNKTYKMEEQDFLTAELEMVPAGKARDVGFDRSMIAGYGQDDRICVFSAVSALLDTKSGDDTIVVYLADKEEIGSDGNTGAKSMFLKQIIKNIFINKYKKVDMVAVEECLFNSRAISADVNGALDPDWKDVHEKRNAAILGHGVCMTKFTGSRGKAGASDANAEYIGSVRKVLNQNKVCWQMGELGKVDEGGGGTLAKFIADYGMDVVDMGPALLSMHAPMELSSKIDLFMTYKAYKVFFEKL; translated from the coding sequence ATGAAAACAGCTGCGGAAAAATTAAAGGATAAATTATCTTATAAATCGGAGAATGCCTGGGAAAGTAAAAATTACAAGCAGGATGAACTGGAAAGTTTCAGCCGGGAATATATTAAATTCATTTCAACCTGTAAAACCGAGCGTGAAGTAATTGACTACCTTATAAAGATGTTAAATCAAAAAAAGATCAGAGAGAAGGCAGGTAATACTTTTTATATAGTAAATAAAAATAAAGGTATAGCTATTGTAAAAATCGGCAAAAATGATTTAAAAAAAGGAGTAAAACTGATTGTAAGCCATGTAGACAGCCCCCGCCTGGATTTAAAACAAAATCCCTTATATGAGGATACCGGAGTTGCTTTATTCAAAACCCATTACTATGGCGGCATTAAAAAATATCAATGGGTTACAAGGCCCCTGGCTCTGCATGGGGTTGTAATATTAAAAAATGGTCAGTCTGTAAAAATAAGTATAGGTGAGAGTGATGGCGATCCGATTTTTTTTATTTCCGATTTACTTCCTCATTTATCCTATAAGGTCCAGGATGAGAAGTCACTTAAAGAAGCCATTCCCGGAGAGAAATTGAATATAGTTGTGGGAAGTATACCATATACTGCCGACGAGGAGTTTAAAGAAAAAATCAAGCTGAATATTCTGCAATATTTAAACAAAACCTATAAAATGGAAGAACAGGACTTTCTTACAGCCGAATTGGAAATGGTCCCTGCAGGGAAAGCCAGAGATGTTGGATTTGATCGTTCCATGATTGCCGGATATGGTCAGGATGACCGGATATGTGTTTTTTCGGCAGTAAGTGCTTTGCTGGATACAAAATCTGGCGATGATACAATTGTAGTATATCTGGCTGATAAAGAAGAAATAGGTTCCGACGGGAATACCGGAGCAAAAAGCATGTTTTTGAAACAGATTATTAAAAATATATTTATAAACAAGTATAAAAAGGTAGACATGGTTGCCGTTGAGGAATGTTTATTTAACAGCAGGGCAATTTCAGCAGACGTTAACGGAGCATTGGACCCGGACTGGAAGGATGTTCACGAAAAGCGTAACGCCGCGATACTGGGTCATGGGGTTTGTATGACAAAATTTACAGGTTCGCGAGGAAAAGCAGGAGCATCGGATGCCAACGCAGAATACATCGGAAGTGTAAGAAAAGTATTAAATCAAAATAAAGTTTGCTGGCAAATGGGCGAGCTTGGAAAAGTTGATGAAGGTGGTGGTGGCACACTTGCCAAATTCATTGCAGACTACGGCATGGATGTGGTAGATATGGGCCCGGCTTTACTATCCATGCACGCACCAATGGAGCTATCTTCCAAGATAGATCTGTTTATGACCTATAAAGCTTATAAAGTATTTTTTGAGAAACTCTAA
- the atpA gene encoding F0F1 ATP synthase subunit alpha, giving the protein MMLDKNIENKINLVDEIVEQLRFCQEEITNEEIGIVLDSGDGIARIGGLPNALLGEMLDFGEDVFGVVFNLEMEEIVAVILERHVLVKEGHAVRRTGRIIEVPVGDELLGRVIDPLGQPLDGMDAIDCKDHVPLETQPPGVIDRKPVDVPLQTGYMVIDATVPIGHGQRELIIGDRQTGKTTLAIDTIINQKDKDVINIYVAIGQKNTTVAKVKKTLQEYDALKNTIIVNAPASEPSATQFYAPYAGCAIAEYFMRKGRRTLIIYDDLTKHAHAYRNISLLLKRPPGREAYPGDIFYVHSRLLERAAQLNDALGSGSMTALPIVETQSGDISSYIPTNVISITDGQIFFTTELFNSNVRPAINPGVSVSRVGGAAQIKGMKKVAGLLRLTLAQFREKEKFSLFASDLDEKTLQQLTRGKVLIEVLKQKQHKPLYVIDQLITLYTAINGFLDKTPLINIERVRTELIPHFKRTAPELYEKIEKDKNIDDSIIPQLSETITKCLEEIA; this is encoded by the coding sequence ATGATGCTGGATAAAAACATAGAAAATAAAATAAATTTGGTAGATGAAATAGTTGAGCAATTAAGATTTTGCCAGGAAGAAATAACAAATGAGGAAATCGGTATCGTTCTGGACAGCGGAGACGGAATAGCCAGGATCGGCGGTTTACCAAATGCGCTTCTGGGAGAAATGCTTGATTTTGGAGAAGATGTTTTCGGAGTTGTATTTAATTTGGAAATGGAAGAAATTGTTGCGGTAATACTGGAACGTCACGTTTTGGTTAAAGAAGGTCATGCGGTACGCCGTACCGGCCGTATAATTGAGGTTCCTGTAGGAGATGAGCTCCTGGGGCGAGTAATAGACCCACTTGGACAACCTTTAGACGGAATGGACGCGATTGACTGCAAAGATCATGTTCCTCTGGAAACCCAGCCTCCTGGCGTAATTGATAGAAAGCCTGTAGATGTACCCCTGCAAACCGGTTATATGGTTATCGACGCTACTGTGCCAATCGGCCACGGACAACGCGAGCTTATTATCGGTGACAGACAGACAGGAAAGACTACTCTGGCTATCGATACTATCATTAATCAGAAAGATAAAGATGTAATAAATATTTATGTAGCTATCGGTCAGAAAAATACTACTGTGGCCAAGGTAAAGAAGACCTTGCAGGAATATGATGCCTTAAAGAATACAATTATTGTAAACGCGCCTGCATCCGAACCGTCAGCTACTCAGTTTTATGCCCCTTATGCCGGTTGCGCCATAGCTGAGTATTTTATGCGCAAGGGACGCAGGACACTGATTATCTATGATGACCTGACCAAACACGCGCATGCTTATCGTAATATTTCATTATTACTGAAAAGACCGCCAGGTCGTGAGGCTTATCCGGGCGACATATTTTATGTTCATTCCAGACTGCTGGAAAGGGCAGCGCAGCTTAATGATGCGCTGGGAAGCGGCTCAATGACCGCACTGCCGATTGTAGAAACTCAAAGCGGAGATATTTCATCGTATATTCCCACAAATGTCATATCCATTACAGATGGCCAGATATTTTTTACAACGGAACTGTTTAACTCAAATGTTAGGCCGGCAATTAATCCGGGAGTTTCAGTATCCCGCGTAGGTGGAGCCGCGCAGATAAAGGGCATGAAAAAGGTAGCCGGCCTTTTGCGACTTACGCTTGCCCAATTTCGTGAAAAAGAAAAGTTTTCACTGTTTGCATCCGATTTGGATGAAAAAACATTGCAACAGCTGACCAGAGGTAAGGTGCTGATTGAGGTGTTAAAGCAAAAGCAGCATAAACCGTTATACGTTATCGACCAGTTGATTACACTGTATACGGCAATTAATGGATTTTTGGATAAAACCCCGTTAATCAATATCGAACGAGTGCGGACAGAACTTATTCCGCATTTTAAGAGAACTGCACCTGAGCTTTACGAAAAAATTGAGAAAGACAAAAATATTGATGATAGTATAATCCCTCAGCTGTCAGAAACTATCACTAAATGTCTTGAAGAAATAGCATGA
- the atpE gene encoding ATP synthase F0 subunit C: protein MDQAAALSIGLSHFGAVLGMGFASLGGALGMGILVAKAIESMVRQPEHINVVRTTMFIGIAFVEAAILYTLVLSFILISK, encoded by the coding sequence ATGGATCAAGCAGCAGCATTAAGTATAGGATTGAGTCATTTCGGTGCGGTATTGGGTATGGGATTCGCTTCATTAGGAGGAGCTCTGGGCATGGGAATTCTGGTAGCAAAAGCCATTGAATCAATGGTGCGTCAACCAGAACACATAAACGTTGTCAGAACTACAATGTTTATAGGTATAGCCTTTGTGGAAGCGGCTATTCTTTATACACTTGTATTGAGCTTTATATTAATTTCGAAATAA
- the atpD gene encoding F0F1 ATP synthase subunit beta: MKIKMESTGKIVQVIGPIIDVKFPPDRIPDIRNALKIKLKDMQTGLDKEIIAEIALQTEGGVVKAVSLQSTDGLARGMNAIDTGQPLQVPVGREILGRMFNSWGDLIDGGEALKGEIQYYSARRATPKFEELEFKDELYETGIKAIDLLCPYVKGGKTGLFGGAGVGKTVIIMEMIHNMAKHHGGISIFAGVGERTREGNDLWLEMKNTGVIDKTVLVFGQMGDLPGSRLIVAQSALAQAEYFRDVAKQDVLFFIDNIFRFVQAGSEISTLLGRIPSAVGYQPTLDIEMGRLEERIASTKNGYITSIQAVYVPADDFTDPAAAITFSHLDSVTVLSRKIVEMGIYPAIDPLASSSRILAPDIVGEEHYYVAQNIKKVLQRYNELQDIIAILGVSELPEEDRVIVNRARKIRNFLSQPFHVSENFTGLKGVFVPLADSIKGFKKILMGEMDDVPEQNFMMKGAIEEVALE, from the coding sequence ATGAAAATAAAGATGGAAAGTACAGGTAAAATAGTTCAGGTGATAGGACCAATAATAGATGTAAAGTTCCCTCCGGACCGTATTCCGGATATTCGTAATGCTTTGAAGATAAAACTTAAAGATATGCAAACAGGTCTGGACAAGGAAATTATCGCAGAAATTGCTTTGCAAACAGAAGGTGGAGTGGTTAAGGCTGTTTCATTGCAATCAACTGACGGTTTGGCCAGAGGCATGAATGCTATAGACACCGGCCAACCCTTACAAGTTCCCGTAGGTCGTGAAATTCTTGGCCGTATGTTCAACTCCTGGGGTGACCTGATTGACGGAGGAGAAGCGCTAAAGGGTGAAATTCAGTATTACAGCGCAAGAAGAGCCACACCGAAATTTGAAGAACTGGAATTTAAAGATGAACTGTATGAAACGGGCATAAAAGCCATTGATTTATTGTGCCCTTATGTAAAGGGAGGCAAAACCGGATTATTCGGAGGAGCAGGTGTAGGCAAGACAGTAATTATCATGGAAATGATACATAACATGGCCAAACATCATGGCGGTATTTCAATTTTTGCAGGCGTCGGAGAAAGAACTCGTGAAGGAAATGACTTATGGCTGGAAATGAAAAACACCGGAGTTATCGATAAGACCGTGCTGGTTTTCGGCCAGATGGGTGATTTGCCCGGTTCTCGACTGATTGTTGCTCAGTCCGCTTTGGCTCAGGCTGAATATTTCAGAGACGTGGCCAAACAGGATGTGCTTTTTTTTATTGATAATATTTTCCGTTTTGTTCAGGCAGGGTCTGAAATCTCGACTCTGCTCGGTCGTATTCCGTCAGCTGTAGGTTATCAGCCCACACTGGATATTGAAATGGGACGACTGGAAGAACGAATTGCTTCCACCAAAAACGGTTATATTACTTCTATCCAGGCGGTATATGTTCCTGCGGACGATTTTACCGATCCTGCAGCGGCAATTACTTTCAGCCATCTGGATTCGGTAACAGTTCTTTCCAGAAAAATCGTGGAAATGGGTATTTATCCGGCAATAGACCCGCTAGCCTCTTCTTCGAGGATACTGGCTCCGGATATAGTTGGCGAAGAGCACTATTATGTGGCTCAAAATATTAAAAAAGTATTGCAGAGGTACAATGAACTACAGGATATTATAGCGATTCTGGGTGTTAGCGAATTACCCGAAGAAGATAGAGTAATTGTAAACAGAGCCAGAAAGATACGTAATTTCTTGTCACAACCTTTCCATGTGTCGGAAAATTTTACAGGTCTCAAAGGAGTGTTTGTTCCCTTGGCGGATAGTATAAAAGGGTTCAAAAAGATCCTGATGGGAGAAATGGATGATGTTCCGGAACAGAATTTTATGATGAAGGGTGCTATAGAAGAGGTAGCTTTGGAATAA